A region of Candidatus Neomarinimicrobiota bacterium DNA encodes the following proteins:
- a CDS encoding cytochrome c oxidase subunit 3 family protein: MSHGGDRPAFLQHHFSDAEQQRESAKLGMWIFLLTEILLFGGLFGFYVFFRAWNPEMFINAHEHLNRVLGGINTVVLIVSSLTIALAIRSIQLNEKKKTMWFLATTILLAVVFLVIKYFEYEHKFHLGQLPGQFYTYTGIEGTNPHIFFSVYFAMTGLHGLHVIFGILAIGWVLWRTKKGEFSAEYHTPVEMVGLYWHLVDIIWIFLFPLLYLIG; this comes from the coding sequence ATGAGTCACGGAGGCGACAGACCGGCATTTCTGCAGCATCACTTCAGTGATGCGGAGCAGCAGCGCGAGTCAGCCAAGCTCGGCATGTGGATCTTTCTGCTGACGGAGATACTGCTGTTCGGCGGACTGTTCGGATTCTACGTGTTCTTCCGCGCCTGGAATCCGGAGATGTTTATTAATGCACACGAGCACTTAAATCGTGTCCTCGGTGGTATAAATACAGTCGTACTGATTGTGAGTTCGCTGACGATTGCCCTGGCCATCCGCAGCATCCAGCTGAACGAAAAAAAGAAAACCATGTGGTTCCTGGCTACAACGATTCTCCTGGCTGTGGTCTTCCTGGTCATCAAATATTTCGAATACGAGCATAAGTTTCATCTGGGACAGCTGCCGGGACAGTTTTACACGTACACCGGAATCGAAGGGACGAACCCACACATCTTTTTCAGCGTCTATTTTGCCATGACCGGATTGCACGGGCTCCACGTTATCTTTGGAATCCTGGCAATCGGTTGGGTGCTTTGGCGCACCAAGAAGGGCGAGTTTTCGGCCGAATATCATACGCCGGTGGAGATGGTCGGACTCTACTGGCACCTGGTGGACATCATCTGGATCTTCCTGTTCCCGTTACTTTATCTCATAGGATAG
- a CDS encoding cytochrome C oxidase subunit IV family protein, producing the protein MTSDKSHDTHILPLKVYLGVAAALLFLTAVTVAVSYVDFGPFNMVIAMGIAATKATLVALIFMHLFYDDKLYLTIFIMSILMLAIFIVITLFDTLRRGDIYEQVGKPYKQDAQIYQTAPADSGAAGHGVEAAGDTTVSDSGSSHSENSGH; encoded by the coding sequence ATGACTTCGGATAAATCACACGATACGCACATACTCCCGCTGAAGGTCTATCTCGGTGTTGCCGCAGCGCTGCTGTTCCTGACCGCCGTGACCGTCGCGGTCTCCTATGTGGATTTCGGGCCGTTTAACATGGTCATCGCCATGGGGATTGCTGCGACCAAAGCAACACTCGTCGCTTTGATCTTTATGCACCTGTTCTATGATGATAAGTTGTATCTTACCATCTTCATCATGTCGATCCTGATGCTGGCTATTTTTATCGTGATTACGCTGTTTGACACGCTGCGTCGTGGAGATATTTACGAGCAGGTCGGAAAGCCGTATAAGCAGGACGCGCAGATCTACCAAACCGCCCCGGCCGATTCCGGTGCTGCCGGGCACGGTGTTGAGGCGGCGGGTGATACAACTGTGAGTGATTCCGGGAGTTCGCACTCCGAAAATTCCGGGCATTAA
- a CDS encoding COX15/CtaA family protein — protein sequence MTNKIRRFRRVAVTSTIATYLLIFVGGLVRVSGAGLGCPDWPKCFGRWIPPTDASQLPASIDPALFNFTLAWIEYINRLVGVVIGLLILATAILAIKIFRDQKKILYPSMAAALLVAYQGWQGSQVVASALEPFMITIHMVVAFVIVSLMIYVSQQAYYLENPDAEAQSKYPEGAHNWIAWLWSAAILQIILGTQVRSAIAHAANRFPLMSDFGLLNQSDPLNYIHGLLGVAVAGATWFVADRLRKGSENPSPLVGYGWKIMVILVSAQIVIGGILIGFGLPDLLQLYHLWTASLFVGVLLILFSALRKKEYRYEQ from the coding sequence ATGACGAACAAAATCCGCCGGTTCCGCAGAGTTGCCGTCACCTCGACCATTGCCACGTATCTGTTAATATTCGTTGGAGGATTAGTACGCGTCTCCGGCGCAGGACTCGGCTGCCCGGACTGGCCCAAGTGTTTCGGCCGCTGGATCCCGCCGACGGATGCCAGTCAGCTCCCCGCTAGCATCGATCCGGCACTTTTCAATTTTACGCTGGCATGGATCGAATACATAAACCGTCTGGTCGGCGTAGTGATAGGATTGCTCATTTTGGCAACGGCGATCCTCGCAATCAAGATTTTCCGAGACCAGAAGAAAATTTTGTATCCGTCGATGGCGGCAGCGCTATTGGTGGCTTACCAGGGATGGCAGGGGAGCCAGGTGGTGGCCTCCGCGTTGGAACCGTTCATGATTACAATCCACATGGTAGTGGCGTTTGTTATCGTGAGTCTGATGATTTACGTGAGCCAGCAGGCGTACTACCTGGAGAACCCGGACGCCGAAGCCCAATCGAAATATCCGGAAGGTGCGCATAACTGGATAGCATGGCTGTGGAGCGCCGCCATCCTGCAAATCATCCTTGGGACGCAGGTGCGTTCAGCCATCGCCCACGCCGCGAATCGGTTTCCGCTGATGTCCGACTTTGGTCTGCTCAACCAGTCCGATCCGCTAAATTATATTCACGGATTACTCGGTGTCGCTGTTGCCGGTGCCACCTGGTTCGTGGCGGACAGGCTCCGCAAGGGAAGCGAGAATCCGTCGCCTCTCGTGGGTTACGGCTGGAAGATTATGGTAATCCTCGTATCGGCACAGATTGTCATCGGCGGAATTCTCATTGGATTTGGGCTCCCGGATCTGTTACAGCTCTACCATCTCTGGACAGCCAGCCTGTTTGTCGGAGTGTTATTAATTCTGTTTTCAGCATTACGTAAAAAGGAGTATAGATATGAGCAGTAA
- a CDS encoding SCO family protein codes for MSSKRSLPVVFVWGFSIVLILAIVAWVVINQAHRSRADLPSYGDIPQFEFVNQDGDPFGTEEIMGEITVLDFIFTNCEGPCPIMSSKMSQLYTQYSNAEQLQFVSISVDPARDTLEALKAYGKRHGVNDDRWNFLRAPIDSVRKVSMDGFMLGGNFPMGHSTKFVLIDPKGEIRGYYNSLEDASIEALKSDIKVLAERFG; via the coding sequence ATGAGCAGTAAACGTTCGTTACCTGTTGTTTTCGTCTGGGGATTCAGTATTGTGCTCATCCTCGCCATCGTAGCATGGGTGGTGATTAATCAGGCGCATCGATCCCGCGCTGATCTCCCATCGTATGGGGACATCCCGCAGTTTGAATTTGTGAACCAGGATGGTGATCCGTTTGGCACCGAGGAGATCATGGGCGAGATAACGGTGCTGGATTTTATCTTTACTAACTGTGAGGGCCCGTGCCCGATCATGAGTTCGAAGATGTCCCAGCTCTATACCCAGTACTCAAATGCGGAGCAGCTGCAATTTGTCTCTATCTCGGTTGATCCGGCCAGAGATACGCTGGAGGCATTGAAAGCCTACGGCAAGCGACACGGCGTGAACGATGATCGCTGGAATTTTCTCCGGGCGCCGATTGACAGCGTGCGGAAAGTCTCTATGGACGGCTTCATGCTCGGCGGCAATTTTCCTATGGGACACAGCACCAAATTCGTATTGATTGATCCGAAAGGGGAAATCCGCGGCTATTACAACAGCCTGGAGGACGCGAGTATTGAGGCGCTGAAATCGGATATTAAGGTGTTGGCGGAGCGGTTTGGATAA